A genome region from Lytechinus pictus isolate F3 Inbred chromosome 14, Lp3.0, whole genome shotgun sequence includes the following:
- the LOC129276231 gene encoding tripartite motif-containing protein 2-like: MADTLKNVISQSTECPVCLSTFTDPKILSCSHTFCKTCLDNLLECHGNYQIRCPVCRAVTQVPNQDVSKLQVNLALRNLIEDMKCHPQICTSCKSDDTPSAAVYCQDCGKYLCTTCLNTHSQWGDFIDHEVIAMSEISSGKVTIRRYRKCRKHPKEDEECFCSNCRRFTCFKCVVMEHKDEAKHQVTEAAAYENRHRESIEDIKSKVDEKETCFKKYLNFIDEQRKLVANAKKGCIDDINKAYDDAVRQLTERRDILLGEVKGKTEGVVKELEEMKTSAQKYINQLTTVADMVINRTKIPFDMDTLAAHDSLCEEIQDAFDQEDPDYEKPRKSSKKGKSVGFERHVRKDDLIIGKIVNVDAKDVALATKNSMNTMISTPDGRMAIGGRNGGINIFSSDGEFQQTVLKDVNILAVGYLSDGRCIVIDYANDITLYTPEYVKLNVMFESLGKDEGGFPNLTVGGDELIYVSYRKAQKILVFSAAGGQAVREIPCTGYTPDQITSYDDTLLVKTGNTLRLIDKEGAVQHTLIKNESSIHAAVSQDNLILVATVKHEEGLVSIDEYTNELTPIQNLVNDYKIEKNDRDWYCLQQYRSGEIAFCTPDRLYIFH; this comes from the coding sequence ATGGctgacacattaaaaaatgtcatcTCCCAGAGTACAGAGTGTCCTGTATGTCTTTCTACCTTCACTGATCCCAAGATCCTGTCTTGTTCTCACACCTTCTGCAAGACCTGTCTGGACAACCTCTTGGAGTGCCATGGTAATTACCAGATCCGATGCCCTGTATGCAGAGCTGTAACCCAGGTCCCAAACCAAGATGTCAGCAAACTACAGGTAAATCTTGCTTTGAGGAATCTAATAGAGGACATGAAGTGTCATCCTCAGATTTGCACGAGTTGTAAATCCGATGACACGCCCAGTGCTGCTGTCTACTGCCAAGACTGTGGCAAGTATCTCTGCACCACTTGCCTTAACACCCACTCTCAATGGGGAGATTTCATCGATCATGAAGTCATAGCCATGAGTGAGATATCATCAGGGAAGGTGACGATACGTAGATACCGGAAATGCAGGAAACACCCAAAAGAAGACGAGGAGTGCTTCTGTTCCAACTGCAGGAGATTCACATGCTTCAAGTGTGTTGTCATGGAACATAAAGACGAAGCTAAGCACCAGGTCACGGAGGCAGCTGCTTATGAGAACAGACACAGGGAGAGCATCGAAGACATAAAATCAAAGGTGGATGAGAAGGAAACATGCTTCAAGAAGTACTTAAATTTCATCGATGAACAGAGGAAACTTGTTGCCAATGCTAAGAAAGGGTGTATAGATGATATCAACAAGGCTTACGATGATGCAGTCCGGCAGCTGACAGAGAGAAGAGACATCCTGCTTGGAGAAGTCAAGGGAAAGACTGAAGGAGTAGTGAAAGAACTGGAAGAGATGAAGACATCGGCTCAGAAGTACATCAACCAGTTGACGACCGTTGCTGACATGGTAATCAACAGAACAAAGATACCGTTCGATATGGATACTTTGGCCGCACACGACTCTCTGTGTGAGGAGATACAAGATGCCTTTGATCAAGAGGATCCTGACTACGAGAAACCCAGGAAATCAAgcaagaaagggaaaagtgtcGGTTTTGAGAGACACGTTCGAAAGGACGACCTAATTATCGGTAAGATTGTTAACGTAGATGCAAAGGACGTCGCTTTGGCGACTAAGAATAGCATGAATACCATGATTAGTACTCCAGACGGTAGGATGGCAATAGGGGGTCGTAATGGTGGCATCAACATCTTCTCATCTGACGGCGAATTCCAACAGACAGTTCTCAAGGATGTTAATATTCTTGCGGTAGGGTACCTCTCTGACGGTCGATGTATTGTGATCGATTATGCAAACGATATCACACTGTACACGCCAGAATACGTAAAATTGAATGTAATGTTCGAGTCTTTGGGTAAAGATGAAGGCGGGTTTCCTAATCTCACTGTTGGTGGTGATGAACTTATCTATGTAAGCTACAGAAAAGCCCAAAAGATCCTTGTATTTTCAGCAGCAGGTGGGCAAGCAGTCAGGGAGATACCATGCACTGGATATACGCCTGACCAAATCACTAGTTACGATGACACTCTTCTCGTTAAAACAGGGAATACTTTACGATTGATAGACAAAGAAGGTGCTGTACAACATACATTAAtcaaaaatgaaagttcaattcaTGCTGCTGTATCTCAAGATAACCTCATCCTGGTAGCCACGGTGAAGCATGAAGAAGGGTTAGTGAGTATTGACGAGTATACAAATGAGCTTACACCCATTCAAAACCTTGTAAATGATTACAAGATTGAAAAGAATGATAGAGATTGGTATTGTCTCCAGCAATACCGATCAGGCGAGATCGCTTTCTGCACACCTGATAGACTCTATATATTCCACTGA